The uncultured Desulfobulbus sp. genome window below encodes:
- a CDS encoding DVU_1553 family AMP-dependent CoA ligase, protein MTPTTLEPLVAGQLGQHAIPLSRATIEEWQLQRLKEQLHYCREHSSFYREHLRPVAPGSIQSLDHLSLLPFITENDLRAHGAGMLCMSQDNIARIITMQSSGTTGPPKRLFFTQDDLEQTLDFFHLGMQHMVDSGQSVVILLPGSTPDSTGHLLTRALERGNVQSHIIGLVTHPDEAVRALSKLQPDVLVGFPVQILAIARMAAHLQLYIGKIRSVLLCSDYIPDSLRAELTQLLGCEIFTHYGTTETGLGGGVDCWHHCGTHLREADLLFEIIDPVSTLPLADGQWGEIVFSTLTRKGMPLIRYRTGDKGRLLPGTCPCGSTIRRLDQVMGRINQTCLLSNGHRLGLDILDEALFPLPDLLDFSARLSIKDQQEHLYIDLKLLPSRSEHWQQSARELLSAVPALEGIEIILNAPPETNIHPAKRTLEDHRKDIQP, encoded by the coding sequence ATGACCCCCACCACCCTGGAACCACTCGTCGCAGGTCAACTTGGTCAGCACGCCATTCCCCTTTCCCGAGCAACCATAGAGGAGTGGCAACTCCAGCGGCTCAAAGAACAGCTCCATTACTGCAGGGAGCATTCATCGTTTTACCGAGAACACTTGCGCCCAGTTGCTCCGGGATCGATTCAATCTCTTGATCATCTCTCTCTCCTTCCCTTTATCACAGAGAATGATCTGCGAGCACATGGGGCAGGCATGCTCTGTATGAGCCAGGATAATATTGCTCGAATCATCACTATGCAGAGCTCCGGCACAACTGGCCCGCCTAAAAGACTTTTTTTTACTCAAGATGATCTTGAACAGACCCTTGATTTTTTCCATTTGGGTATGCAGCACATGGTCGATTCCGGTCAGAGCGTTGTCATCTTACTCCCCGGTTCGACACCGGATTCCACGGGGCATCTTCTTACCAGGGCCTTAGAGCGCGGTAACGTTCAAAGCCACATCATTGGTCTTGTTACCCATCCTGACGAGGCCGTACGGGCACTCTCCAAGCTCCAGCCTGATGTACTGGTTGGTTTTCCGGTGCAGATACTGGCCATCGCCCGTATGGCAGCCCACCTGCAACTCTATATAGGCAAAATTCGCTCGGTATTGCTCTGCTCGGATTATATTCCAGACAGCCTGCGCGCTGAGCTCACCCAACTCCTTGGTTGTGAAATCTTCACCCACTATGGCACCACAGAAACCGGACTCGGAGGCGGGGTCGATTGCTGGCACCACTGCGGCACGCATCTGCGCGAGGCTGATCTGCTCTTTGAAATTATTGACCCTGTCAGTACCCTACCGCTTGCTGATGGCCAGTGGGGGGAGATTGTTTTTAGCACCTTAACCAGAAAGGGGATGCCCCTGATTCGCTATCGAACCGGAGACAAGGGCCGCCTTCTCCCCGGGACATGCCCCTGTGGCAGCACCATCCGCCGTCTTGACCAGGTTATGGGGCGCATCAACCAGACCTGCCTGCTCAGCAATGGCCATCGACTGGGGTTGGATATTCTCGACGAGGCTCTTTTTCCCCTCCCGGATTTGCTTGATTTCAGCGCCCGGCTCTCGATCAAAGACCAACAAGAACACCTGTATATTGACCTGAAACTTCTTCCCAGCCGCAGCGAACATTGGCAACAATCGGCCCGGGAACTTTTATCTGCCGTTCCAGCCTTAGAGGGGATTGAAATCATCTTAAACGCGCCACCAGAGACGAACATTCACCCGGCAAAACGAACGCTTGAAGACCATCGTAAGGATATTCAACCATGA
- a CDS encoding radical SAM (seleno)protein TrsS, whose protein sequence is MQRVAAIREQQGNTVYLVKHCPEHGTFRTVIWRGNIPFSTWLRPKKPSAPLQAFTEVNRGCPFDCGLCSAHGQHTCTALIEITSRCNLRCPVCFADAGAEQPATEPSLERIGFLYDQVMAGSGPSNIQLSGGEPTMREDLPEIICLGRQKGFHFIQLNSNGLKLAATPDYALKLKEAGLASVFLQFDGVSAATHLALRGRDLVSIKEQAIINCGQAGLGVVLVPTLVPGVNTQEIGAIVEYGTQFAPTVRGVHFQPISYFGRFPEPPADRDRITLPEVIEQIEVQSQGHISRENFAPPACEHALCSFHGNFIVQEDGQLMPLGSGSACCSTAEPQAIPALEGRQKSVNFTARQWSLPSLPQSATQGCDCKCTDQPQDDFDRFLARARTHTFSLSAMAFQDVWNLDLERLRGCCIHIVSPEGKLFPFCAYNLTSNQGEPLYRGVPRT, encoded by the coding sequence ATGCAGCGTGTGGCTGCCATACGAGAACAACAGGGGAATACCGTCTACCTGGTCAAACACTGTCCGGAGCATGGGACCTTTCGCACCGTTATCTGGCGGGGCAATATTCCCTTCTCGACATGGTTGCGGCCTAAAAAGCCTTCTGCTCCTCTGCAAGCATTCACCGAGGTGAATCGGGGCTGTCCCTTTGATTGCGGCCTTTGTTCTGCGCATGGCCAGCATACCTGTACCGCACTGATCGAGATCACCAGCCGCTGTAATCTTCGCTGTCCCGTTTGTTTTGCCGATGCCGGAGCCGAGCAGCCAGCCACAGAACCATCTCTTGAGCGCATTGGCTTTCTCTACGACCAGGTCATGGCCGGCTCTGGCCCAAGCAACATCCAACTCTCCGGTGGCGAGCCCACCATGCGCGAAGATCTGCCAGAGATTATTTGCCTGGGCCGACAAAAGGGATTTCACTTTATCCAGCTCAATTCCAACGGACTCAAGCTCGCTGCAACCCCCGACTATGCGCTCAAACTCAAAGAAGCCGGACTGGCTTCCGTGTTTCTCCAGTTTGATGGGGTAAGCGCTGCCACCCATCTGGCGCTGCGGGGACGCGATCTAGTGAGCATCAAAGAGCAGGCCATTATCAACTGCGGCCAAGCAGGCTTGGGTGTGGTCCTTGTCCCCACTCTCGTACCGGGGGTGAACACCCAGGAGATTGGTGCCATCGTCGAATACGGTACGCAATTTGCACCCACCGTTCGTGGTGTTCATTTTCAACCCATCTCCTACTTTGGCCGTTTTCCCGAACCACCGGCTGACCGTGATCGCATCACCCTGCCCGAGGTGATTGAACAGATCGAGGTGCAAAGCCAGGGGCACATCAGTCGAGAGAACTTTGCCCCGCCTGCCTGTGAACATGCGCTCTGTTCCTTTCATGGCAACTTCATCGTGCAGGAGGATGGTCAGCTTATGCCGCTTGGTAGTGGCAGCGCCTGCTGTTCAACCGCTGAGCCCCAGGCTATTCCCGCCCTGGAAGGACGTCAGAAAAGCGTCAATTTCACCGCCCGTCAATGGTCCTTGCCTTCTCTTCCTCAATCAGCCACTCAAGGGTGTGATTGCAAGTGTACAGATCAACCCCAAGATGATTTTGATCGATTTCTTGCACGGGCCCGCACCCACACCTTTTCGCTTTCGGCCATGGCCTTTCAAGATGTGTGGAACCTGGACCTGGAACGACTGCGGGGCTGCTGCATTCATATTGTTTCTCCAGAGGGGAAGCTGTTTCCTTTTTGTGCCTATAATCTCACCTCCAATCAGGGGGAACCGCTCTATCGAGGGGTACCGCGAACATGA
- a CDS encoding DVU_1555 family C-GCAxxG-C-C protein, producing MDDTALRVMQLNAQGYCCSQIMMQLALDDMGEENPALIRSMAGLCEGSGCGDLCGVASGGACVLSLYAAKGSDEEQQLDNYPIMLSQFMDWFKASANEWGGIRCEDIVAYQGGRKPEVCGDIMLRARETILALLMENDIDPSLPRDQTNSF from the coding sequence ATGGATGACACAGCGCTGCGGGTGATGCAGCTCAATGCCCAAGGATACTGCTGTAGCCAGATTATGATGCAGCTGGCCCTTGACGATATGGGTGAGGAAAACCCGGCTCTTATTCGCTCAATGGCAGGCCTCTGTGAAGGATCTGGCTGTGGAGATCTCTGTGGTGTTGCCAGTGGAGGAGCCTGTGTACTCTCGCTTTATGCTGCAAAAGGCAGCGATGAAGAGCAGCAGTTAGACAATTACCCGATCATGCTCTCCCAATTTATGGACTGGTTCAAAGCCAGCGCCAACGAATGGGGTGGCATCCGTTGCGAAGATATCGTTGCCTATCAAGGTGGTCGCAAGCCCGAGGTCTGCGGAGACATCATGCTGCGGGCCCGTGAAACCATACTCGCCTTACTCATGGAGAACGACATTGACCCTAGCCTGCCTCGAGACCAAACAAACAGTTTCTAA
- a CDS encoding DVU_1556 family methyltransferase codes for MESSCLFRTSTPLPLYEQDELQALTGGTLRPGGLALTRELLRFCQFEPGNSVLDIGCGLGHSLEMLAREFVLKPTGVDPSFAMLAKANKQAPMATILEGDATHLPCEDSSFNGVLCECVLSLTDSMEQSLSEMYRVLKPGGHLLLSDIYCKRLSLQAQLPEIKSCITRAVPLEQITEGLMQAGFSLTLVQDRSDLLRQLAGQIIFSYGSLEKFWSLFMDEEAAHHTTCALASAPLGYYVVVATK; via the coding sequence ATGGAATCAAGCTGCCTATTTCGCACCAGCACCCCACTCCCCCTGTATGAGCAGGATGAACTTCAGGCTCTGACCGGCGGTACGCTCCGGCCCGGAGGGCTTGCCCTCACTCGCGAACTACTGCGCTTTTGTCAGTTTGAACCGGGGAACTCGGTGCTGGATATCGGCTGTGGCCTTGGTCATAGTTTGGAGATGTTGGCCCGAGAGTTTGTGCTCAAACCGACAGGCGTCGATCCATCCTTTGCCATGCTTGCTAAAGCGAACAAACAGGCCCCCATGGCAACTATCCTCGAGGGAGATGCCACACACCTGCCTTGTGAAGATTCGTCTTTTAATGGTGTCCTTTGCGAATGCGTGTTGTCGTTAACTGACAGCATGGAACAAAGTCTCAGCGAAATGTACCGCGTGCTGAAACCAGGGGGCCACCTTTTACTCAGTGATATTTACTGCAAACGACTTTCGCTGCAGGCTCAGCTGCCTGAAATCAAGAGTTGCATAACACGAGCGGTGCCGTTGGAGCAAATTACCGAGGGCCTGATGCAAGCAGGGTTTAGCCTGACACTTGTGCAAGACCGCTCAGATCTGCTCAGGCAGCTTGCTGGCCAGATTATCTTTTCCTACGGCAGCCTGGAAAAATTTTGGTCGCTGTTCATGGATGAAGAGGCAGCACACCATACCACCTGCGCATTGGCTTCGGCTCCGCTTGGGTATTACGTGGTAGTTGCTACGAAGTGA
- a CDS encoding DVU_1557 family redox protein yields the protein MSQFSFVEATDWQCAACNQTLEATKVQVTYLKSAFHVELMTCPKCGFTLIPESLATGKMLEVEQLLEDK from the coding sequence ATGAGTCAGTTTTCCTTTGTCGAAGCCACAGACTGGCAATGTGCCGCCTGCAATCAGACGCTTGAGGCCACCAAGGTGCAGGTAACCTATCTCAAGTCTGCCTTCCATGTCGAGCTGATGACCTGCCCCAAATGTGGTTTCACGCTCATTCCTGAAAGCCTGGCAACAGGAAAGATGCTCGAAGTTGAGCAACTCTTGGAAGATAAGTAG